In Scophthalmus maximus strain ysfricsl-2021 chromosome 5, ASM2237912v1, whole genome shotgun sequence, the sequence TTGTTGTGCAGTGGGTATATAAAGACCTGTGCGTTGTCACAGCTGCATCAAACTCTTCATTTCATCAGCCATGGACAAACGGTTGCTGCTGGTCATGTTGTGTCTGCAGGTTTTCCTGCTCATCACAACCTTCACCTCCACTGATGCAGCCGCTCTGGAGAAGGATGATCGTCTGCAGCCCATTGATGAGGTGAGATGATCCCCTGCTGGTCTCTGACTGTAAGGAGCTTTTATCGTGACAATGTCAAACATGTTGCTGAGAGACAGCTGCAGGACACAAGGTTTTGGTTCCGTTTTAAATTGCAGTGATTCTGTTATTATTCAGAACGGCACTGGGTATAATCCTGCCAAGGCCAAGCGTAGTACACACGTATGTCAACTtcttacaataaaaaacaaatcaaatgaaaaggaaaaacacatcaagACCCAAACATTATTTATATGGTTTATTCACTGACCCGTGTGGGGTGGTGCATCAGTTCAGTACTTTTAGCATCAGACACCAGTGAAAACATTCAGGGGATTAACAATTTGACAAATGAAGTTGGAGATGGTTGTTGTCTATGTACAATAATTTTCtgtttattctatttttgttgTAGAAAGGAACTGTAGAAGAAGCTGGGGAGTCAAAAATTAGGAACTGGTTAGGCTGCTGGAACAAACCAGGAGGATGTGGAATTATGCCACGGGTAAActtgtttcatgttgttgttgtttttttccttctgtatgtTGTGTAATATGTTTCGAagccacattttgaaaaatgctgaaaaaaaaacgcatTATAAACTTTGGACATTGATGCAGTGGTTTGTTgttaactctctctctttcccctacTGTCTAGCATTTCATTCAAGCAACTACTCCCGCATCAAAATGACGGAAACCAACATTTTCGCTTGTGGACCAAAACAACAGAGGTTCGAAAGTCCAAATTGATAATCTTGAGGCTCACAgaacaaattgtttgtttttattttttaagaatacaaaataaaggttttcaaaTCAGATATTGACATGTCGTGTGGTAAACGTTTCAGCTCGTCCAACAGAGACTCAGTGTTAACAAAGAGGAGATTTTGAATAACCAAATGAAAAGAGATTGTAGTGgacaatcaaaaacaaaaaaaacatccatctatccattcatACATCCCAGAACCTGTCAGAATTCTCCCATCTACACCTACGGGCTACTTTAGAGTAGCCAGTTAATCTAACCTTTGTGctggacagtgggaggaagccacAGGCCAGAATCTACACAGCGAAGCTTCGTGACCTCCTTGACCCCCGCTCAGGGCAGTCACCAAGGGCCACCACCAGATGGAAGAATTGTTTTTCACATGCACTCTGTACTTTGAAAAGTCCCTCTCTACTGTGCAGTGCATTATACTGTTTAACATATAACAAACACCACTGCTCATTGTGCGAAATACACCAGAAACTACAGACACACTGTAGAAATACACAGAGACTGTGTGTGATTTACTTGTATATTGTACTTACAGGTGTTGAAATGTTGTTAACTCGTGTGCTTTTGCCTGAGTTTAAACACGTTCATGCATGTCCATAAAGCAAAACTTTAGTTGTGGCTTGGTTTCTGGTCTCCTGTCACTTGACTTCTCGTTCTGCCTGAGTCATCTTTCCTCTGAGTGGTTTCAAAGTGTGCGGAGCGACAAGACTCAGCTGGATATGGGACTGAACTGAAGCCAGAGAAACAAAGCACGGTAATACTGGTTTCTGACCTTTTGATTGGGTGTGTTGTTCACTGCCGAACACTGTGGATATTAATCCTGCAATGTGGTGCAACTTATAAAGTAAACATAGAGTTGAAGGATGACATTTGTAATTAGTATTGTCATATTTGATTGAATCTGATTCATCCCAATCTGATGTTcagagtgtatatatatataaagtctaacaaataatgaaaacctGGCCTAAACACCATCTAGTGAATATTTTGCTGAAATGTGTCAGCAGAGGTTTATCTGTGGTGTGTTTACACTCCAGAGAGAAATATCATAACTTTTAACTGACGTTATATGTGTAAGAGAGCGTTGGGCTggtagcattttatttttaatctgatgcagagaaaaaatccaaaatttccatctgaaattaataaaaatgtaaagctTTAAAGTAAAGTGGAGTAGAAAGTTCAATATTTCGGAAAAGTGAGGATGTGCCTTCTTTTAAAACCTGGCTGGCAGAAATCACTAATCTGTTACATATGGAAAGGAACCGAAACAGTGTCTCTCTATCTCAGCTCCGCAACCTTTGACAAGATGTTGTGACCATTCCTGTCTTACTTGTCAGGAATGACCTAAAGTCGTTGTATATGTATAAGTGTTGGCTTATACATATATAAGCCGACactgcccacctctcctctcttcctcatttctctcctcaccccaaccggtcgagacagaagctccgcccgCAACggagtccggttctgtcagagatttcttcctgttaaaagggagtttttttttctctccaccgtcgccaagtgctttgctcattgtgggatttgttgggttttccctgtaatattgtaatattgacctcactatgtaaagtgccttgagacaatgtatgttgtgatatggcgctatacaaataaaacttgaattgaattgaattgaatgtgaaGTATTTAAACTTCATTATAATTGTATTGCAGAGCAGGTTTTCCCATgtctgtcttttatttatttttggtttttttctctctttgtggtgTTACATGTGTATACACTGATAATCTATGTATAAAATATTTGTTAGTTCAAGTTCAATATTTCTCCAAGTAGAAAATAGCATTCAGTTAAGTACCTCACAATTGTACTTAAATACACTAAATGTATACATGTAAATGTAGACTTTGTGACAGAATCacaagaaggacaaaaaaaaaaccccattccCGCCCACTCATGCTGCGCGGGTGACAAATCAAACGAACCCTGCGCTGCGCGGAAGGCGCCTGTCCCACTCACACAGCAACTTCAGCCTTCTGGCATCGAGAGGACAGACGCGACGGACAGTGGGAGAGACCGTGAGTAAACTTCAAAATATACCTGGTGGTGCAGATATTCTttactcatctctctcttttcgaCAGCGGTTGAAGGCTCCAGCTttgatttgatgtgttttatgtttcctGATGCTCCACCACCTCTTTATGTATCTGCTCTATTCACTGATCGTTTCTGTTTAGTGTAGAcaatccatttcattttcatttcattctggtAAAAGTAGAACTTCTTTTCTCATGTACAGCAACTTTAATATGACGGTACTTATTATGCACAATGGCCCTTTCATAATACTTACAGCTAATTTAACAACCTACTGTTTGTCAGTGGTGAACTGTGACTGTTCACATTTAAGATACTTGCTCTtcactttttctatttatttttctattccaCCACCATTCAgagggaatatatatatatatatatatatatatatatatatatatatatatatatatatatatatatatatatagactttTCTAGTTGATTTATGGAGTAAAACAGTTCACCCTACATCTCTGAAATGTTGTATGAAGAAGCATGACATGGAAATGTTTAAGTaaaatccttctttttctttaaccatATATGActaaatctggcatatttattTGATGAACCAGGTGCCCGTGTTAGCTTATGTgctttttgaataaaaagcagTCAATCACAGCAATGGCACAcagtctttaaaaagaaatgtgtctggTAATTAGTGACGCACGTGTGACGGAGATATTCTACAACTCTACAGCTTCGTCTCCTCTGCGTTTCAATATATGTGGAGGAGAAATCTAAGCGGGGCGATCTCCTGAAGAATTTGATTGTTTATACAATCTGCTCTTGTGGAAACTATTTATCCTCCTCCGCCCCTACGGTGCGGAGTGGAGTTAACACTTCATTTCATCTCAGCGATGATGGtgcaacagagaggaagagctCGGGGACACAGTGGCCAGATGTTGACAGGGGATGTTGACTCTGATCTTatcaataatacaataattaGCCAGCAGCCGGTCAACCTGAAGGTTGCTGTCTTTCTTCTTTACATGTATTTTCCAGAGCCAGGAATGTTTTCCCTCCCTGTGGTCCTCTCTAGTTCCACTATCAAACAAAGTCAGTGTGCAGAACGATAAATCCAGACTCTAGCTCTACATTCCTTATCATTACTTTTGGCataattctttttaaattcaagatATTTCCTCAGCCAAGTTACTCCGTTTAAAgacacagtgaaatgaaaaatagattttccaTCTTCTGTGTGccattgtgttcatgtgtctctTGATACTAAATGTGTCCAAAGAAGTTTGGAGTATTTTCAATTTTGACAAATTCCTTGTTCCTTGAGTGACTAGCTAACGTCTAGGCTATAGCCTCTGTAAATTATCATTTTGcctttctttcatttgtctCTTTGACATATTGCCGAGGTTTACTTTCCATATTCTTTGTGATTACTTTGtgagcacaaaaaaatatttttttgtcaatctcATCACATTTCGAGGATTTGATTTAAGTCCCTGGTTACATCGGTACCACCCACATCTACAGTTCTGCTTGAACATTTGTCATAGAAACTAAAGATGGCCAACTTACTTATTTTTCTCCAAGGTAATTGTAAAATGAATGTTGCACAAGCTAGCCGTTTATGTTTCAAGGCCACAGACGAGTAATCCAAAATGACTTCCCTCACGTCTCCATCAGAGTAGCATGGATGTCGCAGAGGAGGACGACTACTATTACCATGGAAACACCAGCTTCAACTTCAGCTATGACGACTACCCCGCCATGTGCGAGAAGGCTGACATCCGTTCCTTCGccgccctcttcctccccatcaTGTACACCGTGTGTCTGGTGGTGGGGCTGGCGGGAAACGCCTTAGTCGTGACCGTTTACGCCTACCACAAGCGCCTGAAGACCATGATGGATGTTTTCCTCACCCACCTGGCCGTGgccgacctgctgctgctcgtcacGCTGCCGTTCTGGGCTGCTGACGCTGCGAGGGGCTGGGAGCTGGGGGAGGCCGTGTGCAAGATGGTGTCGGCCTGCTACACAGTCAACTTCACCTGCTGTATGCTGCTGCTGGCCTGCATCAGCCTGGACCGTCACTTGGCCTTTGCCAGGGCGCAAGGCAGAGACCAAGGAGGACGGCTGCAGAGGATGTTCTGCAGGAGACACTGTTGGAAGGCGTGTTTAGTTGTCTGGGCAACAGCTTTCATGCTCGGTCTTCCTGATTTAATACTCTCAGAAGTGACATGGGCATCTAATAGGAGCGTCTGCCTGGCAATCATGCCTCCATCTATGGCCGGAGGGGGTAAAGCTGCCCTGGAGGGAGCAGAGGTGCTACTGggcttcctgcttcctctcctgGTCATGGGGATCTGCTACTGGAGCGCGGCCCGAGCGCTGAGGGGCCTCCCTGTTGAAAGCAGAGGCAAGAAATGGAAAGCTCTGCGTGTTCTCCTTATAGTGGTGGGGGTGTTTGTGGTCACACAGCTGCCTTACAACGTGTTGAAGGTCTATCGAATGATGGACTCGGCCTACGCTTTTGTGACCCACTGCGGGACGAGTAAAGTGCTCGATAAGGCCGCTCAGGTGACGGGGAGCCTGGCCCTCACGCACTGCTGCCTCAACCCCATCCTCTACGCCTTCGTGGGGTCTTCCTTCCGGCAGCACATGATGAAAGTGGCCAAGAGGTTcgggcagaggagaagaaataggaggaggagagcggaaaaccctgcagaggaggaagggatggagaTGTCGTTTAACTCTGAGAGTGCATCTCAAGTGACAAACACTTTCTCGGTATGAGTGAATGTCTTCACATGAATCGCTCATTTAGTAAAAGTAGCATAGGAGCATTTCCCTCCACATCAAAAATTGGAGGTTTGTATTTTAAGTATTTCTTTCCTCTAGT encodes:
- the ackr4a gene encoding atypical chemokine receptor 4 — translated: MDVAEEDDYYYHGNTSFNFSYDDYPAMCEKADIRSFAALFLPIMYTVCLVVGLAGNALVVTVYAYHKRLKTMMDVFLTHLAVADLLLLVTLPFWAADAARGWELGEAVCKMVSACYTVNFTCCMLLLACISLDRHLAFARAQGRDQGGRLQRMFCRRHCWKACLVVWATAFMLGLPDLILSEVTWASNRSVCLAIMPPSMAGGGKAALEGAEVLLGFLLPLLVMGICYWSAARALRGLPVESRGKKWKALRVLLIVVGVFVVTQLPYNVLKVYRMMDSAYAFVTHCGTSKVLDKAAQVTGSLALTHCCLNPILYAFVGSSFRQHMMKVAKRFGQRRRNRRRRAENPAEEEGMEMSFNSESASQVTNTFSV